A window of Nocardia arthritidis genomic DNA:
CGCGGGCGTACGCATCCATGGTGGAGCCGATATCGCCGCGTTTGGCATCGGCGAGCACCAGGGTGCCCGAGCCGCGCAACACCCCGATCGTGCGCTCCAGCACCGCGATACCGCCGGACCCGTACGTCTCGAAGAAGGCCACCTGCGGTTTGATCAGCGCCACCCGCCCGTCGAAGGCCTCGACGCAGATCTCCGCGAACGCCTCCAGACCGTCGACGTCCGCGGTGAGATCCCAGGCGCGCAGCAGACCGGGATGCGGGTCGATGCCGACGCACAGCGGGCCGAAATGCCGCATGGCGCCGCGCAATCGAGTGCCGAACGTGTGCACCGCCACCCCGTCAGCCACGCAGCACCGAATGCAGTTCCTGCAGCGAGCGCACCCCGATGCCGCCGTTGATGGTCGCCTCGATGCCCTGCACCGCGGCGGCCGCGCCCTGCACCGTCGTGATGCACGGGATGTTGGTGGCGACAGCGGCGGTACGGATCTCGTAACCGTCGACGCGCGGGCCCGAGTTGCCGTATGGGGTGTTGAAGACCATATCGATCTCGCCGTCGCGGATCTGCTCGACGATGGTCGGCTCGTCGGCCGGACCGTCCTCGGAGTGCTTGCGCACCCGCTCGCACGGAATTCCGTTGCGGCGCAGCATTTCCGCGGTGCCCTCGGTGGCCAGGATGCGGAAACCGAGGTCGTGCAGCCGCTTCACCGGGAACACCATGGCCCGCTTGTCCCGGTTCGCGATCGAGACGAAGACGGTGCCCTCGGTGGGCAGCGATCCGTACGCGGCGGACTGGCTCTTGGCGAAAGCGGTGCCGAAATCGGCGTCGATGCCCATGACCTCACCGGTGGACTTCATCTCCGGGGAGAGCAGCGAATCCACCCCGGTGCCGTCCGCGCGGCGGAACCGGTGGAAGGGCAGCACGGCCTCCTTCACCGCGACCGGTGCGTCGAGGGCGACGTGCCCGCCGTCGCCCTCGCCCGGCAGCATGCCCTCCTTGCGGAGTTCGGCGATGGTGGCGCCCAGCATGATCCGGGCCGCGGCCTTGGCCAGCGGCACCGCGGTGGCCTTGGACACGAACGGAACCGTCCGGCTGGCACGCGGATTCGCCTCCAGCACGTAGAGGACGTCGTCCTTGAGCGCGTACTGCACGTTCAGCAGACCCTTGACGCCGATGCCCTTGGCCAGCGCGACGGTCGAGCGGCGGACGGCCTCGATATCGCTGCGGCCCAACGTGATCGGCGGCAGCGCGCAGGCGGAGTCGCCGGAGTGGATACCGGCCTCCTCGATGTGTTCCATCACACCGCCGAGATAGACCTCGACGCCGTCGCACAGCGCGTCGACATCGATTTCGATGGCGTCCTCCAGGAACCGGTCCACCAGCACCGGATGTTCCGGGCTCAGCTCGGTGGCGCGAGAGATGTAGCCCTCCAAGGACTTTTCGTCGTAGACGATCTCCATGCCGCGGCCGCCGAGCACGTACGACGGGCGCACCAGCACTGGGTAACCGATATTCCCGGCGATCTTCCTGGCCTGCTCGAAAGTGGTCGCGGTGCCGTATTTCGGCGCCGGCAGCCCGGCCGCGACCAGCACGTCACCGAATTCGCCCCGGTCCTCGGCCAGGTCGATGGCGGCGGCGCTGGTGCCGACCACCGGGACGCCGGCATCGGTGAGCCGCTGCGCGAGCCCGAGCGGGGTCTGGCCGCCGAGCTGCACGATAACGCCCGCGACGGTGCCGGATTCGCATTCCGCGTGGTAGACCTCGAGCACATCCTCGAAGGTGAGCGGCTCGAAGTAGAGGCGGTCGGCGGTGTCGTAGTCGGTGGAGACGGTCTCCGGGTTGCAGTTGACCATCACCGTCTCGTATCCGGCGCGCGAAAGCGTCTGCGCCGCATGGACACACGAGTAGTCGAACTCGATGCCCTGGCCGATCCGGTTGGGTCCGGAGCCGAGGATGATGACCTTGGCCCGCTCCTTCTGTTCCGCCACTTCGGATTCCGCGGCGGGGTCGAGTTCGTAGGCCGAATAGTGGTACGGGGTCTTGGCCTCGAATTCGGCGGCGCAGGTGTCGACGGTCTTGAAGACCGGCCGCACGCCGAGCCGGTGCCGCAGCGCCCGCACCCCGCTCTCGCCGGCGAGTTCCGGTCGCAGCGCGGCGATCTGGCGGTCGGACAGGCCGTGATGTTTGGCGCGGCGCAGCAGCGGCTCGTCCAGCACCGGCGCGTCGATCACCTCCCGGCGCAGCTCGACCAGACCGGCGACCTCGGCGACGAACCACGGGTCGATACCCGAGGCGGCGGCGACGTCGG
This region includes:
- the carB gene encoding carbamoyl-phosphate synthase large subunit, translating into MPRREDLKHILVIGSGPIVIGQACEFDYSGTQACRVLRAEGLRVSLVNSNPATIMTDPEFADSTYVEPITPEFVEKVIEKERPDAILATLGGQTALNTAVALHERGVLEKYNVELIGADFEAIQRGEDRQKFKDIVAKVGGESARSRVCFTMDEVRETVAELGFPVVVRPSFTMGGLGSGMAYDHDDLDRIAGGGLAASPTANVLIEESILGWKEYELELMRDGRDNVVVVCSIENVDPMGVHTGDSVTVAPAMTLTDREYQRLRDLGIAILREVGVDTGGCNIQFAVNPADGRLIVIEMNPRVSRSSALASKATGFPIAKIAAKLAIGYTLDEIVNDITKETPACFEPTLDYVVVKAPRFAFEKFPGADPTLTTTMKSVGEAMSLGRNFAEALGKVLRSLETKAASFWTLSDGAWAPSNPDDPQSVSAAIEAILADLRVPTEGRIYQVERALRYGASIPDVAAASGIDPWFVAEVAGLVELRREVIDAPVLDEPLLRRAKHHGLSDRQIAALRPELAGESGVRALRHRLGVRPVFKTVDTCAAEFEAKTPYHYSAYELDPAAESEVAEQKERAKVIILGSGPNRIGQGIEFDYSCVHAAQTLSRAGYETVMVNCNPETVSTDYDTADRLYFEPLTFEDVLEVYHAECESGTVAGVIVQLGGQTPLGLAQRLTDAGVPVVGTSAAAIDLAEDRGEFGDVLVAAGLPAPKYGTATTFEQARKIAGNIGYPVLVRPSYVLGGRGMEIVYDEKSLEGYISRATELSPEHPVLVDRFLEDAIEIDVDALCDGVEVYLGGVMEHIEEAGIHSGDSACALPPITLGRSDIEAVRRSTVALAKGIGVKGLLNVQYALKDDVLYVLEANPRASRTVPFVSKATAVPLAKAAARIMLGATIAELRKEGMLPGEGDGGHVALDAPVAVKEAVLPFHRFRRADGTGVDSLLSPEMKSTGEVMGIDADFGTAFAKSQSAAYGSLPTEGTVFVSIANRDKRAMVFPVKRLHDLGFRILATEGTAEMLRRNGIPCERVRKHSEDGPADEPTIVEQIRDGEIDMVFNTPYGNSGPRVDGYEIRTAAVATNIPCITTVQGAAAAVQGIEATINGGIGVRSLQELHSVLRG